The Hydractinia symbiolongicarpus strain clone_291-10 chromosome 2, HSymV2.1, whole genome shotgun sequence genomic sequence AGGCTGTAATGACGATGTAAGTGATGTTatagtcagcaaaaaaatatgttgttaaaATAATCTATTCCAGAGATAATTTTATATGACACGcccaaaaataaataagaactaTAAATTATATGCCTATATTATTATGGCAGAATGAGTgtgtgtaaaaaaaaagagcACATATGTTCTGACCATCTCATATAACTTGTGAATGGAAAGCACTTTAAGCGTCACACTTCTGTAACTAGAAATGGGCCATTGCTTAACATTTAACTCGGTTCATGTGCAGAAACAGTTAATTGAACCTTTGATTTCTATAATTTATGTTCTCAGTTTTCTTTCATGGCAAAACGCAGACAGACTTTTAGAAGAGTTTAATAACATGATCTCGATTTTGACATCACTTTATCGGCATTGTCATTTTCGCAAATAATACATTTATGTTCAAAAAGCTCGTAAcaataattcaaaaatgttGGTAGTCTGTGCAATGGCATTAGAGACCATTGCAGCAAATTGTTTTCACCAAGAACATTTTAACTTCTCACAAAATCTTCTTGCCTGAGCACTTCTAGTTACAATGTGGAATCCTAGCATAGCATTCACATAATCTGAACCAATAGCCATAAAGTAATTAATAATAGCTGTGAATCTCCCAGTGTAAAGTAATTTCCTCTCTGCTTTCAAAAACGAATGAGGAGTCACTACACCATATCGTTCCTTATTAAACAAAAAGTCATCTCAAAATATTTCATCGGAAATTGACAGAAGCTGAACTTTATAGATTTTGCTGTGTACTTTACAATTTCTGCAAAATAAGAAAAGTCAGCcacaatttttatgtttttatctgTCCATATTTTTTGTCGTTAATCTTTAGTCTTGTGTGACTAATGTACAGTACAAGTTTGATAAGGAATAAGACAGAAATCAATTATTgcactttttgttgttgttttccagCTCaggagaaaaatatctctaaagaTAGAAGTTTTTTtagtaacaaaacaaaatatgagtattttgttttgtttcttcaaATGGTTCAAAGTTAATTCCCTCCGAATTTATTCATATGGCTTTCCGTACAATTTAATTTccacaaaaattaattattaccTACTCATTGTAAAGTCATGGATTTTTGTTACATTAATTGCAAGGTTTTAGTTTCTAacattaagaacttttttgactTTGTTCAATGGTCACACAAAACTTGTTCTAAAGTGTTAGCGAAATTAGCAGGCTAATATGGTTTTTATAGGCCTCCCCCACACAGTGTTGAAGACAAttaaatttaatgattttgtaTGTACTGTTCTAAGCAATAGAAAAGTaagaaaagaatgaaaaagGAAACAGAAACTttatattttaatcaataattaaaCTATTTTACAGGCGCATCTAAAGGTTTGTCCTAAATATGCAGTGATCTGCCCTAATAACTGTGGTGAAATAATTCCACGTTTTGAGGTAAGAGTTTCTTTAGTAATGTTTTGTGTTATTTAAGGCGtacttattaatttttttgaagtatTTCTTTGCCAATGTTTTAGTTACctgttcatttaaaaacgtGCCCACTCTCCTTGGTTGAATGTACTTTCAAGAAATATGGCTGTCATGTTGAGGTGAGCAGATTTTGTTATATCCTTCGCAGATATGTATACTAGAATACTCTAAATCTGGCATGCTCTGAAAGTGCGACTTATCAGTTGTatatataaagttaaaatattaaatattgagATATGTACTTTGCGAAGCtctaaatttgttaatttgATTTGGAGATGTAGTGTATTGTAATTACTTATTAAAAGGAATTTTGTATCTCATATTGTCATATTTTTACCagaaatttactttttaatgtttttcgtttttgtaaataaaacttgtttttttattgttagacAACATTGGGAGATATGAATGGTCATTTAAGCGATTATGTTCATAATCATTTAAGTATGGTTGCCACCTATGCATCCAGAATTGAGAATGAGTTGGCTGCTACACAACATAAACAGGCTGCAGCAATAAATAAGCTCCAGAATGATGTAACTGCAACTAAACATGAGCTGTCAATTTTACAAAACAATCAAAAGGGAATAAACATGGATGTAACACAGTGGCAACCTTTTTTGGATCTTAAGGATAAATTGACTGTAGAATATGATAAAAACCTTGCACGATTGTCGAATAGTAAAGATGAAATATATAAGGAATGTTTCACACAACCTTTATGCTATGAAGAATCTAAACTTCTTTTGAAATCAAAGTTAATGGATGTAGTTATTAATTATGGCAACTACGATATTAAAATGTTTGTTAACTTTTTTGAATTGGGGAGAGTCACTAATATTCCGGATTCATTTTGGAGCCTGTGGGACAGTGAtcttaaagaaaaatttatgttaaacaTTTCCTTAATTCATCTTGGAAAGTgtgcaaatttaaaaattgtaattgaAGACTTACTAAATGGTTGGGATCTATACCTGACATCAAGGTTATTAAATTTAGGACAAATTACAATTGACAATTATGGGTACTGTCATTGCTGTAAAGACAGACCTGTTAATCGTTTTGATTTCTGGTTAAGTGCAAATGTTCAAAGTGATaaaatattagttttaactGGTATACCTGCAAAAAGGGATGTAAGTATTATTGATAAAATTAATGGAAAGGAAGTTAATGCAAAGCTGGATGGCAATGCTCATCTTTTTTCGATGGAAGACTTGGTTATTAAGAATTCGAtcaaatacaatattttttt encodes the following:
- the LOC130629606 gene encoding TNF receptor-associated factor 3-like isoform X1 translates to MSGGYDYDIVEEVKQDFYCVICLNLMKDAMQLTCGHGMCNYCLQSLAQSSSKRNVEFVCPSCRESVDMDKVHTAGMVNRFILSIKVKCVNVKDGCSWIGEISDMKAHCESKCAFQEVKCTMQSCPVYIIKAKLADHESQCEFRMEPCEYCGELVVYNECGVTITISSIFSAHLKVCPKYAVICPNNCGEIIPRFELPVHLKTCPLSLVECTFKKYGCHVETTLGDMNGHLSDYVHNHLSMVATYASRIENELAATQHKQAAAINKLQNDVTATKHELSILQNNQKGINMDVTQWQPFLDLKDKLTVEYDKNLARLSNSKDEIYKECFTQPLCYEESKLLLKSKLMDVVINYGNYDIKMFVNFFELGRVTNIPDSFWSLWDSDLKEKFMLNISLIHLGKCANLKIVIEDLLNGWDLYLTSRLLNLGQITIDNYGYCHCCKDRPVNRFDFWLSANVQSDKILVLTGIPAKRDVSIIDKINGKEVNAKLDGNAHLFSMEDLVIKNSIKYNIFLLKISLLKEN
- the LOC130629606 gene encoding TNF receptor-associated factor 3-like isoform X3, whose product is MSGGYDYDIVEEVKQDFYCVICLNLMKDAMQLTCGHGMCNYCLQSLAQSSSKRNVEFVCPSCRESVDMDKVHTAGMVNRFILSIKVKCVNVKDGCSWIGEISDMKAHCESKCAFQEAHLKVCPKYAVICPNNCGEIIPRFELPVHLKTCPLSLVECTFKKYGCHVETTLGDMNGHLSDYVHNHLSMVATYASRIENELAATQHKQAAAINKLQNDVTATKHELSILQNNQKGINMDVTQWQPFLDLKDKLTVEYDKNLARLSNSKDEIYKECFTQPLCYEESKLLLKSKLMDVVINYGNYDIKMFVNFFELGRVTNIPDSFWSLWDSDLKEKFMLNISLIHLGKCANLKIVIEDLLNGWDLYLTSRLLNLGQITIDNYGYCHCCKDRPVNRFDFWLSANVQSDKILVLTGIPAKRDVSIIDKINGKEVNAKLDGNAHLFSMEDLVIKNSIKYNIFLLKISLLKEN
- the LOC130629606 gene encoding TNF receptor-associated factor 3-like isoform X2 yields the protein MSGGYDYDIVEEVKQDFYCVICLNLMKDAMQLTCGHGMCNYCLQSLAQSSSKRNVEFVCPSCRESVDMDKVHTAGMVNRFILSIKVKCVNVKDGCSWIGEISDMKAHCESKCAFQEVKCTMQSCPVYIIKAKLADHESQCEFRMEPCEYCGELVVYNECGAHLKVCPKYAVICPNNCGEIIPRFELPVHLKTCPLSLVECTFKKYGCHVETTLGDMNGHLSDYVHNHLSMVATYASRIENELAATQHKQAAAINKLQNDVTATKHELSILQNNQKGINMDVTQWQPFLDLKDKLTVEYDKNLARLSNSKDEIYKECFTQPLCYEESKLLLKSKLMDVVINYGNYDIKMFVNFFELGRVTNIPDSFWSLWDSDLKEKFMLNISLIHLGKCANLKIVIEDLLNGWDLYLTSRLLNLGQITIDNYGYCHCCKDRPVNRFDFWLSANVQSDKILVLTGIPAKRDVSIIDKINGKEVNAKLDGNAHLFSMEDLVIKNSIKYNIFLLKISLLKEN